From a region of the Microcebus murinus isolate Inina chromosome 25, M.murinus_Inina_mat1.0, whole genome shotgun sequence genome:
- the LOC105871985 gene encoding LOW QUALITY PROTEIN: ankyrin repeat domain-containing protein 26 (The sequence of the model RefSeq protein was modified relative to this genomic sequence to represent the inferred CDS: substituted 1 base at 1 genomic stop codon), whose product MFGDDGDLKAFVPIDFLALEKQKVQLQKDMEVEKXYKKHISNEMEIPENLYDDATDDDDKDGSIQQGKIGKTDNPQFSRKENKEWDSSVPALYMKQVKTNENKSWTSEESVMTPMFEETNLLTGGLLQVDDDSSLSVIDQDEGRPAEETSEERNTVNNQIFPRNDLDDLTQSSDIVSEDCELPSSNYKKFMLLVEQLGMDCKDSVSLLKIQDAVLSYERLIELKKNHCEQLTVKIKKVENKVSVLQKELSETKEIKSQLEHQKVSWEQEVCSLRFTLKQEEEKRRNAYMLYEKIREQLRRKEEEYSKEVEVKQQLELTLRTLNMELRTVRNNLDQVIQERNDTQRQLSQEQNAKIMQDEILNNHLCKQKNLEMALKKMNSEISHSHEKEKNLLHKNRMLENEIAGLRLEVDTIKKHTQEIEKKYFKDIKIVKEKNDDLQNTMKLNEEASKIVSKCSEQLHVLTTENTMLSSMLKNEKQNKERLEREVELYRSRLTAAFHDRGESPTLKRDLDLSFQRARDEWFELQDKINCDMSNLKDKNVNLSQQLPKAKCKFNSLEIELSHTRDTVRQKTSVLELVQRDLSQTQCQMEEIEHMYQNEQGKINKHMRKESVDEGFSQLHSENMFLRQQLEDAHNKADDNKKKLINIQDEFHAIVKKLQAEGERRKLVLQERNELMSECNHLKERLHQYEKEEAEREVVLKQCQQELDVTLKNLPRSEASLEVASHCHTHLEDETEASKKKLDPSRSQIDNLTAKLETVSLKCQHLRAKNQILQQELLSMKTIQKKCEKLQKKKNNLEQEVVNLRSHMGMNMVERGQVEQYKWEIEERARQDIVEKLKEVNLFLQAQAASQDNLEQLREDHMASIHYQMELRIKDMESEMSKMKTQEEFNKAELKQYKQLYLEELKDKQSLSDKLNKSNEKLAEVRSELLVEQEKNRSLRHSHTLTSRPVLESPCFGSLNDTSVLSRTFTPRENLANPTSTPRTSHSSLQNYFTMMQLEFEKNITRELEEEKKNVPTKLESRSYIASPVESTDDLLRKASQEYVQILKQKYMT is encoded by the exons tagtgttCCTGCCTTGTACATGAAGCAagtaaagacaaatgaaaataaaagctggaCCTCAGAAGAATCTGTGATGACACCAATGTTTGAGGAGACCAACTTATTAACTGGTGGTCTACTGCAAGTGGATGATGACAGCAGTTTAAGTGTAATAGATCAAGATGAAGGAAG gCCTGCCGAGGAAACATCTGAGGAAAGGAACACg gtCAATAACCAAATATTTCCTAGGAATGACCTTGATGACTTAACTCAGTCATCTGACATAGTCTCAGAGGATTGTGAGTTGCCTTCCtcaaattataagaaatttatgTTGCTCGTTGAACAACTTGGAATGGATTGTAAAG ATTCTGTTAGCCTATTGAAAATCCAGGATGCAGTTCTTTCATATGAAAGAttaatagaacttaaaaaaaatcactgtgaacAACttacagtaaaaattaaaaaagtggaaaataaggTTAGTGTACTACAAAAGGAGCTATCtgaaacaaaagagataaaatcaCAATTAGAGCACCAAAAAGTTTCTTGGGAGCAAGAAGTCTGCAGTTTGAG ATTTACCTTAAaacaagaagaagagaagagaagaaatgccTATATGCTGTACGAAAAAATCAGGGAACagttaagaagaaaagaagaggaatatAGCAAAGAAGTTGAAGTGAAACAACAACTTGAACTGACTCTGAGGACACTAAATATGGAATTGAGGACAGTAAGAAATAATTTGGATCag GTTATACAAGAGCGAAATGATACCCAGAGGCAACTTTCTCAAGAACAGAATGCCAAAATAATGCAAGATGAGATTCTGAACAATCACCTTTGCAAACAAAAGAACCTAGAAATGgctctaaagaaaatgaattctgag ATTTCTCAtagtcatgaaaaagaaaaaaatctgttgcaTAAAAATCGCATGTTGGAGAATGAAATTGCTGGGCTAAGATTGGAAGTAGACACAATAAAAAAACATACccaggaaatagaaaagaaatatttcaaggacattaaaattgtgaaagaaaagaatgatgacCTTCAAAACACCATGAAACTGAATGAGGAAGCATCAAAAATAGTATCCAAGTGTAGTGAACAACTGCATGTTCTGACAACTGAGAATACAATGCTGAGTTCTATGctgaagaatgaaaaacaaaacaaggaaagattGGAAAGAGAAGTTGAATTATACCGTTCTAGACTGACTGCTGCATTCCATGATCGTGGTGAAAGTCCAACATTAAAAAGAGACTTAGACCTTAGTTTCCAGAGAGCGAGAGACGAGTGGTTTGAGTTACAGGACAAGATTAATTGTGACATGTCtaatctaaaagataaaaatgtgaatCTTTCTCAACAACTTCCTAAAGCTAAGTGTAAATTCAACAGCCTAGAAATTGAGCTCAGTCACACGAGAGATACTGTCAGACAAAAAACTTCGGTTTTAGAGCTTGTACAAAGAGACCTTAGCCAAACACAGTGTCAAATGGAGGAAATTGAACATATGTATCAAAATGAACAGGGTAAAATTAATAAACACATGAGAAAGGAATCTGTAGATGAGGGATTTTCTCAACTACACAGTGAAAATATGTTTCTTCGACAGCAACTGGAAGATGCTCACAACAAAGCTGatgataacaaaaagaaattaattaatatcCAAGATGAATTTCATGCTATTGTAAAAAAACTTCAAGCTGAAGGTGAAAGGCGAAAGCTTGTGCTACAAGAGAGAAATGAGTTAATGAGTGAATGTAATCATTTGAAAGAAAGACTGCACCAGTATGAAAAagaagaagcagaaagagaa GTAGTTCTAAAACAATGTCAACAAGAACTGGATGTTACCCTAAAAAATCTACCTAGGTCAGAGGCTTCACTAGAGGTTGCATCACATTGTCACACTCATTTAGAAGATGAGACAGAggcttcaaagaaaaaattagatcCAAGCAGAAGTCAA ATTGATAATCTTACAGCAAAACTGGAAACTGTATCTTTAAAATGTCAACATCTGAGGGCAAAGAATCAAATTCTTCAACAGGAGTTATTGTCTATGAAAACAATacagaagaaatgtgaaaaactacagaagaagaagaataacTTGGAACAAGAAGTAGTAAACCTCAGAAGTCATATGGGAATGAATATGGTGGAACGTGGTCAAGTAGAACAGTATAAATGGGAAATTGAAGAGAGAGCAAGACAGGAtatagtagaaaaattaaaagaagtcaATCTATTTTTACAG gcACAAGCAGCATCTCAAGATAACTTAGAGCAGTTAAGAGAGGATCATATGGCTTCAATACATTATCAGATGGAACTCAGAATTAAAGATATGGAATCTGAAATGTCTAAAATGAAAACTCAAGAAGAATTTAATAAAGCTGAATTGAAACAATATAAGCAACTATATCTagaagaattaaaagataaacaatcTTTGTCAGATAAACTAAACAA AAGTAATGAGAAACTAGCAGAGGTCAGGTCTGAACTGCTTGTGGAGCAAGAGAAGAACAGGTCTTTACGCCACAGCCACACTCTTACTTCGAGGCCAGTCCTAGAGTCACCTTGTTTTGGAAGTCTTAATGATACTTCAGTTCTCAGCAGAACATTTACTCCAAGGGAAAACTTGGCGAACCCCACCTCTACCCCACGGACTTCACATAGCAGCCTGCAGAACTACTTTACTATG ATGCAGCTGGAGtttgagaaaaatataactaGAGAACTAGAGGAAG aaaaaaaaaatgttcctactAAATTGGAATCTAGATCCTATATAGCTTCTCCTGTAGAATCTACTGATGATCTACTTAGGAAAGCATCACAAGAATATgtacagattttaaaacaaaagtatatgacctga